The following DNA comes from Rhizobium lusitanum.
AACGTTACGATGCCTTCGTGGCATCGAGCAAGGCAACCGCCGCCTTATCCTCAGCCTCGTCTTCGAGGGTAATCTGAAGCAGTCCCTTCCAAAGGTTGTCTTGCCGGCGATGTGAAAACAGGTTGAGCCAGTAGCCGATATCATTGATCAGTGCGTCCGGTGCGCCGTTGAGGTCGATTGGCATAAAGTCAACGCTGTGGGTCGTCTTGACTTGCGCGCGGTCAAACACCTGGCCGTTGGCTTGCATCAAGTCCGCAAGCATTTTCTCATCATCGATTCCGGGTGGCCGAAATAGGAACGCGACGGTGTCGAGATCTTTTGGTTCCTTGTCTTCGACGAAGCTACCGACGAGCCATTGAAACCCACGATCAAAGCCGATCGCTCGCAGCGCCGCCCGATGATTGAACCAACCTTTCAGAATGGTTTGGCGTGTCGGAGTCGTTCCAAGTACCCTCGCTACTTCGACAGCTGTGGTTCGGTAAGGCGAAAGCCATTCGGGTGGCCCCTTGCGGCCAATGAAGGGAGGTAGAACGCCGTCTGAGTTGAACGATGGTATCGGCATGGATCTGTGTTTTGCCCCGAATCTTCGCCGCTTGTGCTTGCTCCAAGCGGAAATGCTGTTGCGAATTTGTAGATTCCATTTTGCCGCGTCAATCCAATTTGACACTATAGCATATTCATACTCCACCGACTCATTGACCGGCCTGCTTCAGTTCGAAGGTAATCGCCTACCAGCGTCGAGACGGTGGGAGATTAACGCGTCCGTTAGCAAAAAGCTACACTTGGGCAAGCACAGCAGTGGCGCGATTTTACGATGGCGCGGGGCGCGAGC
Coding sequences within:
- a CDS encoding DUF6932 family protein; this translates as MSNWIDAAKWNLQIRNSISAWSKHKRRRFGAKHRSMPIPSFNSDGVLPPFIGRKGPPEWLSPYRTTAVEVARVLGTTPTRQTILKGWFNHRAALRAIGFDRGFQWLVGSFVEDKEPKDLDTVAFLFRPPGIDDEKMLADLMQANGQVFDRAQVKTTHSVDFMPIDLNGAPDALINDIGYWLNLFSHRRQDNLWKGLLQITLEDEAEDKAAVALLDATKAS